The proteins below come from a single Agrobacterium vitis genomic window:
- the hflX gene encoding GTPase HflX, giving the protein MHRDDMRAVVLVPVLKQARSSEKASAELGPTTTRSHESRLEEAMGLARAIDLTIVQGLIVAVNQPRPATLIGSGKIEEIKALLDSHDAGLVIVDHPLTPVQQRNLEKQWNAKVIDRTGLILEIFGRRASTKEGTLQVDLAHLNYQKGRLVRSWTHLERQRGGAGFMGGPGETQIEADRRMLQDRIVRLERELEQVVRTRQLHRAKRRKVPHPIVALVGYTNAGKSTLFNRITGAGVLAEDMLFATLDPTLRRMKLPQGRTVILSDTVGFISDLPTHLVAAFRATLEEVLEADLILHVRDMADPDNGAQAGDVMRILSDLGIDEKERDERIIEVWNKIDRLEPEAHQAIAEKATGRQNVMAVSAVTGEGVDALMAEIAQWLSGVVTETTVILPPDKLSLISWVYENTMVDSREDRDDGSVSLDLRLSEQQASALERKLGLIQPVRSEDWN; this is encoded by the coding sequence ATGCACCGCGACGACATGCGCGCCGTGGTTCTTGTTCCTGTATTGAAGCAGGCCCGTTCCAGTGAAAAGGCCTCGGCTGAGCTTGGTCCGACCACGACCCGCAGCCACGAGAGCCGGCTGGAAGAGGCCATGGGCCTTGCCCGCGCCATCGATCTGACAATCGTGCAAGGCTTGATCGTTGCCGTCAACCAGCCGCGTCCGGCGACCCTGATTGGCAGCGGCAAGATCGAGGAAATCAAGGCGCTGCTCGATAGCCATGATGCCGGTCTGGTCATTGTCGATCATCCATTGACGCCGGTGCAGCAGCGCAATCTGGAAAAACAATGGAATGCCAAGGTCATCGACCGCACGGGTCTGATCCTGGAAATCTTCGGCCGCCGTGCCTCCACCAAGGAAGGCACATTGCAGGTCGATCTCGCCCATCTGAATTACCAGAAGGGCCGTCTGGTGCGCAGCTGGACCCACTTGGAGCGTCAGCGCGGCGGTGCGGGCTTCATGGGCGGTCCCGGTGAAACCCAGATCGAGGCCGACCGGCGGATGTTGCAGGATCGCATCGTGCGGCTGGAGCGCGAACTGGAGCAAGTTGTTCGCACCCGGCAACTGCACCGTGCCAAACGCCGCAAGGTGCCGCATCCGATCGTTGCCCTTGTTGGCTATACCAATGCCGGAAAATCGACGCTGTTTAACCGGATCACCGGGGCAGGCGTTTTGGCCGAGGATATGCTGTTTGCCACGCTGGACCCGACGCTGCGCCGTATGAAATTGCCACAAGGCCGCACCGTCATTCTCTCGGACACGGTTGGCTTCATCTCGGACCTGCCGACCCATCTGGTCGCAGCCTTTCGCGCTACGCTTGAAGAAGTGCTGGAAGCGGACCTGATCCTGCATGTGCGTGACATGGCCGACCCGGACAATGGTGCCCAGGCGGGTGATGTTATGCGGATTCTCTCCGACCTTGGCATTGATGAAAAAGAGCGTGACGAACGCATTATCGAGGTCTGGAATAAGATCGACCGGCTGGAGCCGGAAGCGCATCAGGCTATCGCGGAAAAGGCAACTGGCCGGCAAAACGTGATGGCTGTTTCCGCCGTCACGGGCGAAGGGGTCGATGCCCTGATGGCCGAGATCGCTCAGTGGCTTTCCGGTGTGGTGACGGAAACCACGGTGATTTTGCCGCCAGATAAGCTCTCCCTGATCTCCTGGGTCTATGAGAACACCATGGTGGACAGCCGGGAGGACCGGGACGATGGCTCGGTTTCGCTCGATTTACGCCTCTCGGAGCAACAGGCCAGTGCGCTGGAGCGCAAGCTTGGCCTGATACAGCCTGTTCGCAGCGAGGATTGGAACTGA
- a CDS encoding DUF2849 domain-containing protein translates to MAEKVLTANRLSDGIAVWLDASGQWVEDLQSALVARHAEAVAALEASGKRDFADNLVVDVAVVDVEERDGQLWPLRLRERIRAAGPTIPYADGHGHADPDFVAV, encoded by the coding sequence ATGGCAGAAAAAGTCTTGACCGCCAACCGCCTGAGCGATGGCATCGCTGTCTGGCTCGATGCTTCTGGCCAATGGGTCGAAGACCTGCAATCGGCACTGGTTGCCCGTCATGCCGAGGCGGTCGCGGCGCTGGAAGCTAGCGGCAAAAGGGATTTTGCCGACAATCTCGTCGTTGACGTCGCCGTGGTCGATGTGGAAGAGCGGGATGGACAGCTCTGGCCGCTGCGCTTGCGTGAGCGTATTCGCGCCGCAGGCCCGACCATTCCCTATGCGGATGGGCATGGTCATGCTGATCCCGATTTTGTTGCCGTCTAA
- a CDS encoding sigma-54-dependent transcriptional regulator — MASDILVVDDEEDIRDIVSGILSDEGHETRTAHDADSALAAISDRAPRLIFLDIWMHGSRLDGLALLDEIKARHPDLPVVMISGHGNVETAVSAIKRGAFDFIEKPFKADRLILIAERALENSKLKREVTELKRRTGDANELIGSSVAVSQLRQTIEKVAPTNSRIMIVGPSGSGKELVARMIHKRSARAAGPFVTLNAAAITPDRMEVALFGTEGGPGQSRRIGALEEAHRGILYLDEVGEMPRETQNKILRVLVDQQFERVGGNKRVKVDVRIISSSAYNLESLIAEGRFREDLFHRLAVVPVRVPPLAERREDIPFLVDMLMRHIAEQAGIRQRKIGEDAMAVLQAHDWPGNIRQLRNNIERLLILTQNDGADVPISAEMLPTDLGEMLPKVSGRSDYQIMTLPLREAREMFERDYLIAQINRFGGNISRTAEFVGMERSALHRKLKSLGV; from the coding sequence ATGGCCTCTGACATCCTGGTGGTTGACGACGAGGAAGACATCCGCGACATCGTCTCCGGTATCTTGAGCGACGAAGGACATGAAACCCGCACGGCGCACGATGCCGACAGCGCGCTCGCGGCAATTTCCGACCGGGCGCCCCGGCTGATCTTTCTCGATATCTGGATGCATGGCAGTCGGTTGGACGGGCTGGCATTGCTGGATGAAATCAAGGCCCGGCATCCCGACCTGCCGGTGGTGATGATTTCCGGTCATGGCAATGTCGAGACGGCGGTTTCGGCCATCAAGCGCGGTGCTTTCGACTTCATCGAAAAGCCGTTCAAGGCCGACCGTTTGATCCTGATTGCCGAGCGGGCGCTGGAAAATTCTAAGCTGAAACGTGAAGTGACCGAATTGAAACGACGCACCGGCGATGCCAATGAGCTGATCGGCAGTTCGGTGGCGGTCTCGCAACTGCGCCAGACCATCGAGAAGGTCGCACCAACCAATAGCCGGATCATGATCGTTGGTCCTTCCGGCAGCGGCAAGGAGTTGGTGGCGCGGATGATCCATAAACGCTCGGCCCGCGCAGCCGGGCCGTTCGTGACGCTGAATGCCGCAGCCATCACCCCTGACCGCATGGAAGTGGCGCTGTTCGGCACCGAAGGTGGTCCCGGCCAGTCCCGCCGCATCGGTGCGTTGGAAGAGGCGCATCGTGGTATTCTCTATCTGGATGAAGTCGGCGAAATGCCGCGCGAGACCCAGAACAAGATCCTGCGGGTGCTGGTTGACCAGCAATTCGAGCGCGTCGGTGGGAACAAGCGGGTCAAGGTCGATGTGCGGATCATTTCCTCCAGCGCCTATAATCTCGAAAGCCTGATTGCCGAAGGCCGGTTCCGCGAGGATTTGTTTCATCGCCTGGCGGTGGTGCCGGTGCGGGTTCCGCCGTTGGCTGAGCGGCGCGAAGATATTCCCTTCCTCGTCGATATGCTGATGCGCCATATCGCCGAACAGGCTGGTATTCGACAGCGCAAGATCGGCGAGGACGCGATGGCAGTGTTGCAGGCCCATGACTGGCCGGGCAATATCCGGCAATTGCGTAACAATATCGAGCGGCTGTTGATCCTGACCCAGAACGATGGGGCAGATGTACCGATCAGCGCCGAAATGCTGCCGACGGATCTTGGCGAAATGCTGCCGAAAGTCTCCGGTCGCAGCGATTACCAGATTATGACCTTGCCGCTGCGCGAAGCCCGCGAAATGTTCGAGCGCGATTATCTGATCGCCCAGATCAACCGCTTTGGCGGCAATATTTCCCGGACGGCGGAATTTGTCGGCATGGAGCGATCGGCGCTACATCGGAAGTTGAAGTCCCTGGGCGTTTGA
- a CDS encoding DUF934 domain-containing protein, with amino-acid sequence MTRIWTETGFAAQDIWLEETEEMKAAEGQKALLPLDAFIAAAEDSNAVDLGVVIAPADDVTKLKPYLDRIAIIAVKFPAYNDGRGFSHASLLRDRLGYQGEVRAVGDVLIDQVPLMLRTGFDSFAVTNAVALKRLEEGRLPGIANHYQPTTQPAAEVGGYSWRRRSAS; translated from the coding sequence ATGACCCGTATCTGGACCGAAACCGGTTTCGCCGCACAGGACATCTGGCTGGAGGAGACCGAAGAGATGAAAGCGGCTGAGGGCCAGAAGGCGCTTCTGCCGCTGGATGCTTTTATCGCGGCCGCTGAAGACAGCAATGCCGTCGATCTCGGCGTGGTCATCGCGCCAGCCGATGACGTGACGAAGCTGAAACCCTATCTCGACCGCATCGCCATCATTGCTGTGAAATTCCCGGCCTATAACGATGGCCGTGGCTTTAGCCATGCTTCGCTGCTGCGCGACAGGCTTGGTTATCAGGGTGAAGTGCGGGCAGTGGGCGACGTTTTGATCGACCAGGTTCCGCTGATGCTGCGCACCGGCTTTGACAGCTTTGCCGTGACCAATGCGGTGGCGCTGAAACGGCTGGAAGAGGGGCGTCTGCCGGGGATTGCCAATCACTATCAGCCAACTACCCAGCCAGCCGCTGAGGTTGGTGGTTATAGCTGGCGCCGCCGGTCTGCGTCTTGA
- a CDS encoding deaminase, which yields MTDQNLTARLLDVIEQDIIPLTEKGVAEGNKIFGAAILRKSDLSLVLAETNNELENPLWHGEVHTLKRFYELGERPPTSELIFLSTHEPCTMCMSAITWAGFDNFYYFFSHEDSRDAFAIPHDLKILKEVFGLEPGGYRKQNAFWHSFAINDMIEVEDDAIRGELLTQAQKIRGLYGNLSGQYQSAKSGNDIPLN from the coding sequence ATGACCGATCAAAATCTCACTGCCAGATTGCTTGACGTGATCGAACAGGACATCATCCCGCTGACGGAAAAAGGCGTGGCCGAGGGCAACAAGATTTTCGGCGCGGCAATCCTGCGCAAATCGGACCTGTCGCTGGTGCTGGCGGAGACCAATAACGAGTTGGAAAACCCGCTCTGGCACGGCGAAGTTCATACGCTGAAGCGCTTTTACGAACTGGGCGAGCGCCCACCGACATCAGAGCTGATTTTCCTCTCCACCCACGAACCCTGCACCATGTGCATGTCGGCGATCACCTGGGCGGGTTTTGACAATTTCTATTATTTCTTCAGCCATGAAGATAGCCGCGATGCCTTCGCCATTCCCCATGACCTGAAAATTCTGAAGGAAGTGTTCGGACTGGAGCCCGGCGGCTATCGCAAACAGAACGCCTTCTGGCACAGTTTCGCGATCAACGACATGATTGAAGTGGAAGACGATGCAATTCGTGGAGAACTGCTGACCCAGGCCCAGAAGATCCGTGGCCTCTATGGCAATCTGTCCGGCCAGTATCAATCAGCCAAAAGCGGTAACGACATTCCGCTAAACTGA
- a CDS encoding ferredoxin--NADP reductase, with the protein MNAPAKTDNAELIVPEGVYAETVLSVTHYTDHLFRFRMTRPAGFRFRSGEFAMIGLMVEGKPLYRAYSIASPSWDEELEFFSIKVPNGPLTQHLQRIQPGDRVLMRKKPTGTLVLDALTPGKRLYMFSTGTGIAPFASLIRDPETYEKFEEVILTHTCRDVAELKYGFDLISEIKADEMLSEIVGDKLKHYATATREDYPFTGRITDLIDNGKLFTDLGVPALDPAVDRGMICGSTAMLKDTKALLEKAGLTEGANNKPAEFVIERAFVG; encoded by the coding sequence ATGAATGCTCCTGCAAAGACCGACAATGCCGAACTGATCGTCCCGGAAGGCGTCTATGCCGAAACGGTGCTGAGCGTGACGCATTATACCGACCACCTGTTCCGCTTTCGGATGACCCGGCCCGCCGGTTTTCGCTTCCGGTCGGGCGAGTTCGCGATGATTGGCCTGATGGTGGAGGGTAAGCCGCTCTACCGCGCCTATTCCATCGCCAGCCCGTCCTGGGACGAGGAACTGGAATTCTTCTCCATCAAGGTGCCGAACGGCCCGCTGACCCAGCATTTGCAGCGGATTCAGCCGGGCGACCGGGTGTTGATGCGCAAGAAGCCGACTGGCACCCTGGTTCTGGACGCGCTGACGCCCGGCAAGCGGCTTTATATGTTTTCGACCGGCACCGGCATTGCACCGTTTGCGAGTCTCATCCGGGACCCGGAAACCTATGAGAAATTCGAGGAAGTCATCCTCACCCATACCTGCCGCGATGTCGCCGAGTTGAAATATGGGTTCGACCTGATTTCCGAGATCAAGGCCGATGAGATGCTGAGCGAAATCGTCGGTGACAAGCTGAAGCATTACGCCACCGCTACCCGCGAAGACTATCCCTTCACGGGCCGGATCACCGACCTGATCGACAACGGCAAGCTGTTTACCGACCTTGGCGTCCCGGCGCTGGACCCGGCTGTTGACCGTGGAATGATCTGCGGTTCGACAGCGATGTTGAAGGACACCAAGGCGCTGCTGGAAAAGGCAGGGCTGACAGAAGGTGCCAACAACAAGCCAGCCGAATTTGTCATCGAGCGGGCGTTCGTCGGCTGA
- a CDS encoding nitrite/sulfite reductase — MYRYDEFDHAFVAARVDQFRDQVGRRLSGELAEDAFKPLRLMNGVYLQLHAYMLRVAIPYGTLNAKQMRMLAHVARKYDRGYGHFTTRQNIQYNWPKLSDTPDILQELASVEMHAIQTSGNCIRNVTADHFAGAAQDEFADPRPYAEILRQWSSVHPEFSFLPRKFKIAVTGAERDRAAIQVHDIGLHVKKDGNGNLGFAVYVGGGQGRTPMIAKKIKDFLPEEDMLSYITAIVRVYNLHGRRDNKYKARIKILVHETGTEELTRQIDAEFANLKDSVLKLPDADIRAIESYFALPDLVERPEGWEVLAKAKKADDGFATWLAQNVQPHKHPDYGMVTISLKPIGGIPGDASDAQMDLVAELAERFGFDEIRVSHEQNLILPHVAMADLPALYQALSGANLATANAGLITDIIACPGLDYCALANARAIPVAQAISSRFGSQARQAEIGELKIKISGCINACGHHHVGHIGLLGVEKKGAELYQITLGGSGDEKSSIGEIIGRGFEPEKVTDAVETVVDTYLALRLDPKETFLEAYRRVGPKPFKEALYGGASAEAA; from the coding sequence ATGTATCGTTACGATGAATTTGACCATGCCTTTGTTGCGGCCCGCGTGGACCAGTTTCGCGATCAGGTAGGCCGCCGCTTGTCCGGCGAGTTGGCGGAAGATGCGTTCAAGCCGCTTCGGTTGATGAACGGCGTTTACCTGCAACTGCATGCCTATATGTTGCGCGTCGCCATTCCCTATGGCACGTTGAACGCCAAGCAGATGCGGATGCTGGCCCATGTGGCGCGCAAATATGACCGTGGCTATGGTCATTTTACCACGCGGCAGAATATCCAGTATAACTGGCCGAAACTGTCGGATACGCCCGATATTCTGCAAGAGCTGGCCAGCGTGGAGATGCACGCGATCCAGACCTCCGGCAACTGTATCCGCAATGTCACCGCCGACCATTTTGCCGGTGCAGCCCAGGACGAATTTGCCGATCCGCGCCCTTACGCTGAAATTCTGCGGCAATGGTCTTCGGTCCACCCGGAGTTTTCCTTCCTGCCGCGCAAGTTCAAGATTGCCGTGACCGGGGCTGAGCGCGACCGCGCTGCCATCCAGGTGCATGATATTGGCCTGCATGTGAAAAAGGACGGAAACGGAAATCTTGGCTTTGCCGTCTATGTCGGTGGCGGTCAGGGCAGAACGCCGATGATTGCCAAGAAGATCAAGGATTTCCTGCCCGAAGAAGACATGCTGTCCTATATCACTGCCATTGTGCGGGTGTATAACCTGCATGGTCGCCGCGACAATAAATACAAGGCGCGGATCAAGATCCTCGTGCATGAAACCGGCACGGAAGAACTGACCCGCCAGATCGATGCGGAGTTCGCAAACCTGAAGGACAGTGTGCTGAAGCTGCCCGATGCCGATATTCGCGCCATCGAGAGCTATTTTGCTCTGCCTGATCTGGTCGAGCGCCCGGAAGGCTGGGAAGTTCTGGCCAAAGCCAAGAAGGCCGATGACGGCTTTGCCACTTGGCTTGCGCAGAATGTGCAGCCGCATAAGCATCCCGATTACGGCATGGTGACAATTTCGCTGAAGCCGATTGGCGGCATTCCTGGCGATGCCAGCGACGCCCAGATGGATCTGGTGGCTGAGTTGGCCGAGCGTTTTGGTTTTGACGAAATCCGCGTCAGCCATGAGCAGAACCTGATCCTGCCGCATGTGGCGATGGCCGATCTGCCAGCGCTCTATCAGGCGCTATCAGGCGCTAATCTTGCCACCGCCAATGCGGGCCTGATCACTGACATTATTGCCTGTCCCGGGTTGGATTATTGTGCGCTGGCCAATGCCCGCGCCATTCCGGTAGCGCAGGCGATTTCCTCGCGCTTCGGCTCCCAGGCGCGGCAGGCGGAGATCGGTGAGCTGAAAATCAAGATTTCCGGCTGTATCAATGCCTGCGGCCATCATCATGTCGGCCATATCGGTCTCTTGGGTGTGGAAAAGAAGGGTGCGGAGCTTTACCAGATCACGCTTGGCGGATCGGGGGATGAAAAATCGTCCATCGGAGAAATCATCGGTCGCGGCTTTGAGCCTGAAAAGGTGACGGATGCGGTGGAGACGGTGGTCGACACCTATTTGGCGCTGCGGCTCGATCCGAAGGAAACCTTCCTTGAGGCTTATCGCCGCGTCGGGCCAAAGCCCTTCAAGGAAGCCCTGTATGGCGGCGCATCCGCCGAAGCCGCCTGA
- the cysG gene encoding siroheme synthase CysG encodes MSIESDKLAVFPAFFRVSGAKLAVFGDGDEAFAKARLIANTSATIIAFTRDPAPAYAAFLKRKTIEIDPSPFSPDLLAGMKMVFAATGDGAADRMIVEAAWLQKIPANAVDQPDYCDFYTPALVNRAPIAVAIGTEGVGPVLAQMIRAGIDRQLPRSLGKLGRLANSYRHAVDRLLPRGVARRLFWRSFFQGDVADAMEGGDVKAARRRATKLLKTAANTVPEGRIFLVGAGPGAEDLLTLRAHRLMMEADAIVYDALVPQAVVDMGRRDADRIPVGKRKGCHSKSQGEINDLLVALGRAGKRVVRLKSGDPLIFGRAGEEMAALRDAGIAYEIVPGVTSALAAAADFELPLTLRGVSSSLVFTTGHDLTGDVLPDWARLALSGATVAVYMGRTVAASVAERLIAGGLAQDTTVAVVENAGRGDRRLLHGTLRELPGLEAMTELTGPVMVIIGDAVAGANFERSMPLAQARLALANVDQQQMTRV; translated from the coding sequence TTGAGCATCGAGTCTGACAAGCTGGCGGTTTTTCCGGCATTTTTTCGCGTTTCCGGCGCGAAATTGGCTGTGTTCGGCGATGGCGACGAGGCGTTTGCCAAGGCTAGGCTGATCGCCAATACGTCCGCGACCATCATTGCCTTCACTCGGGATCCAGCCCCTGCATATGCAGCCTTTCTGAAGCGTAAAACCATCGAGATCGATCCATCGCCGTTTTCTCCTGATCTGCTGGCGGGGATGAAAATGGTTTTTGCCGCCACCGGTGATGGCGCGGCGGATCGGATGATTGTTGAAGCGGCATGGCTGCAAAAAATTCCGGCCAATGCCGTCGACCAGCCGGATTATTGTGATTTCTATACGCCAGCTCTTGTCAATCGTGCGCCGATTGCGGTGGCGATTGGCACGGAAGGCGTGGGGCCGGTGCTGGCCCAGATGATCCGCGCCGGGATCGACCGGCAATTGCCGAGGTCGCTGGGTAAGCTGGGGCGGTTGGCCAATAGTTATCGTCATGCCGTTGACAGGCTGTTGCCACGCGGCGTTGCACGCCGTTTGTTCTGGCGTTCTTTCTTTCAAGGCGACGTGGCTGATGCCATGGAAGGCGGCGATGTGAAGGCTGCTCGTCGCCGGGCGACGAAATTGTTAAAGACGGCGGCCAATACCGTGCCGGAAGGTCGGATCTTTCTGGTCGGGGCAGGGCCGGGAGCAGAAGACCTGCTGACATTGCGCGCCCACAGGCTGATGATGGAAGCCGATGCGATTGTTTACGATGCGCTGGTGCCGCAGGCCGTGGTCGATATGGGCCGGCGCGATGCGGACCGGATTCCGGTCGGCAAGCGCAAAGGCTGTCATTCCAAGTCGCAGGGCGAGATCAATGATCTCCTCGTGGCGCTCGGCCGGGCTGGAAAGCGCGTTGTGCGGCTGAAATCCGGTGATCCCTTGATCTTCGGTCGGGCCGGGGAGGAAATGGCGGCGCTGCGCGATGCCGGTATCGCCTATGAGATCGTGCCCGGTGTCACTTCGGCGCTGGCGGCGGCGGCTGATTTCGAATTGCCATTGACGTTGCGCGGTGTTTCGTCTTCGCTGGTCTTTACCACCGGTCATGACCTGACCGGCGATGTTTTGCCCGATTGGGCGCGGCTGGCGCTATCAGGCGCAACCGTTGCCGTCTATATGGGCCGCACGGTGGCGGCTTCCGTCGCCGAACGGTTGATTGCCGGTGGATTGGCGCAGGATACGACGGTTGCTGTGGTGGAGAATGCCGGGCGCGGCGACCGCCGCCTGCTGCATGGCACACTGCGGGAACTGCCAGGTCTGGAAGCCATGACGGAATTGACTGGACCTGTGATGGTCATTATCGGCGATGCGGTGGCGGGTGCGAATTTTGAGCGGTCGATGCCGTTGGCGCAGGCGCGTCTTGCCTTGGCGAATGTCGATCAACAGCAGATGACGAGGGTTTGA
- the mazG gene encoding nucleoside triphosphate pyrophosphohydrolase, whose product MQPSQDIARLIEIMAALRDPQTGCPWDIVQTFETIKPYTLEEAYEVADAIERNDPDDLCEELGDLLLQVVFHARIAEEAGLFSFGDVVEAVTSKMIRRHPHVFARSDADTPDAVKLQWDAIKKQEKQERAERRAARGVAEVFKDGHLGSVQRTFPALTEAVKLQEQAAKVGFDWAEAEPILDKIEEEIAELREALQTGQPDKIKDELGDLIFALVNIGRHTGSDPEQALRGTNVKFRRRFGYIEKSLAAEKSSLNEASLERMEQLWQAAKQLERGGKTDG is encoded by the coding sequence ATGCAGCCCTCACAGGATATCGCCCGGCTGATCGAAATCATGGCGGCGCTTCGCGATCCGCAGACCGGCTGCCCCTGGGACATTGTCCAGACCTTCGAGACCATCAAGCCTTATACGTTGGAAGAAGCCTATGAAGTGGCCGACGCCATCGAGCGCAACGATCCGGACGATCTCTGCGAAGAACTGGGTGATCTTCTGCTGCAAGTGGTGTTTCATGCGCGGATTGCCGAGGAGGCCGGACTGTTTTCCTTCGGCGACGTGGTCGAAGCGGTAACCTCAAAGATGATCCGTCGTCATCCGCATGTGTTTGCCCGCTCAGACGCCGATACGCCTGACGCCGTCAAGCTGCAATGGGATGCGATTAAAAAGCAGGAAAAACAAGAAAGAGCCGAACGCCGCGCCGCACGTGGTGTGGCAGAGGTGTTTAAAGACGGTCATCTCGGCTCAGTGCAGCGAACGTTTCCGGCCCTGACGGAGGCCGTAAAGCTTCAGGAACAGGCTGCAAAGGTCGGGTTCGATTGGGCTGAGGCCGAACCCATTCTCGACAAGATCGAGGAGGAGATCGCCGAACTGCGTGAAGCGCTCCAAACCGGGCAACCAGACAAGATAAAGGACGAGTTGGGAGATCTGATTTTCGCTCTGGTCAATATCGGTCGACACACCGGCAGCGATCCCGAACAAGCCCTGCGGGGAACGAATGTGAAATTCAGGCGGCGCTTCGGCTATATCGAAAAATCCTTGGCCGCCGAAAAATCATCGCTGAATGAGGCCAGCCTTGAGCGAATGGAGCAGCTCTGGCAGGCTGCAAAGCAGCTGGAACGCGGCGGCAAAACTGATGGCTAG
- the hfq gene encoding RNA chaperone Hfq: MAERSQNLQDLFLNTVRKQKISLTIFLINGVKLTGVVTSFDNFCVLLRRDGHSQLVYKHAISTIMPGQPMQMFESEEAAS, translated from the coding sequence ATGGCGGAACGTTCTCAGAATTTGCAGGACCTATTTCTCAATACGGTTCGCAAGCAGAAGATTTCCCTCACTATTTTTCTGATCAACGGCGTGAAGCTGACCGGCGTCGTCACCTCGTTCGATAATTTCTGCGTGCTGCTGCGTCGCGATGGGCATTCCCAGCTCGTCTACAAGCACGCCATTTCGACCATCATGCCGGGCCAGCCCATGCAGATGTTCGAAAGCGAAGAAGCCGCATCATAA